Proteins from one Bacteroides zhangwenhongii genomic window:
- a CDS encoding RagB/SusD family nutrient uptake outer membrane protein: MKKKLTRYITMFVLALQGLTITSCSDWLDLMPNDGVPLDEFWKTKEDVRSVLNGAYLSMASSAMVQRLFLYGEWRADMITSGKRTNSNVVSVFNGEISIDNSLLDWASFYETINICNTILEFAPTAQANDPSFSPATLKEYEGQAIAIRSLMYFYLVRAFGDVPLIRKAYISAAQEMSVAKSSQKEVLEAIVADLESLETGNYLPSHYSTTDAAQNKGRMTLWAVKALLADIYLWMEDYEKCNRKCEEIIASGQYTLIPVTRQKQESGEDGEESGVTIYYPDPSTYFALFNQMYYEGNSMESIFELQFSTENLNPFYSMMSSGRGYIGINTANLESNIFIPTATGDMFFFDIRNIICQNKSCLWKYIGVEPKASSAERAQAEYTGNFIIYRLAEIYLMKAEALTQMAIADNENQELLKEAYRLVKVIRDRANAVETTDLGASEGSYVGKDMEKFILDERARELAYEGKRWFDVLRQAKRDNYGGDNLNYLMTLAEHSAPASKVTSLKAKYRNYHSHYLPIYSEELDANPLLEQNEFYATN; encoded by the coding sequence ATGAAAAAGAAACTAACAAGATATATTACGATGTTCGTATTGGCTTTGCAAGGCCTGACAATTACCTCTTGCTCCGATTGGCTGGATTTGATGCCCAATGACGGTGTGCCGTTGGATGAGTTCTGGAAAACGAAGGAAGATGTGCGTTCGGTACTGAACGGTGCTTATTTATCAATGGCTTCCAGTGCTATGGTACAACGCTTGTTTCTCTACGGAGAATGGCGGGCGGATATGATCACTTCCGGAAAAAGGACAAACTCGAATGTGGTGAGTGTGTTTAACGGAGAGATCTCGATTGATAATAGTTTGCTCGATTGGGCTTCTTTCTATGAGACTATTAATATCTGTAACACAATATTGGAGTTTGCTCCGACGGCACAGGCCAATGACCCTTCGTTCTCTCCGGCTACCTTAAAAGAATATGAGGGTCAGGCGATTGCTATCCGTAGTCTGATGTACTTTTATCTGGTACGTGCTTTCGGTGATGTGCCGCTTATCCGTAAGGCATATATAAGTGCTGCTCAGGAAATGAGCGTTGCCAAAAGTAGCCAGAAAGAAGTGTTGGAAGCGATAGTCGCCGATTTGGAATCGTTGGAGACAGGCAATTATCTGCCTAGCCATTACAGCACTACCGATGCAGCCCAGAATAAGGGTAGAATGACCTTATGGGCGGTCAAGGCTTTGCTTGCTGATATTTATCTGTGGATGGAAGATTATGAAAAGTGCAACCGTAAATGCGAAGAGATCATTGCTTCCGGACAGTATACGCTGATTCCGGTTACCCGGCAGAAACAGGAAAGCGGAGAAGATGGGGAGGAGTCCGGCGTGACTATTTACTATCCCGACCCGTCTACATATTTCGCTCTGTTTAATCAGATGTATTACGAGGGCAATTCGATGGAAAGTATTTTTGAATTGCAGTTTTCTACAGAGAACCTGAATCCGTTTTATTCTATGATGAGTTCGGGAAGAGGTTATATCGGTATTAATACGGCCAACTTGGAGTCGAATATTTTCATTCCGACGGCAACGGGAGATATGTTCTTTTTCGATATACGCAATATTATTTGTCAGAATAAATCTTGCCTTTGGAAATATATAGGCGTTGAGCCTAAAGCATCCAGTGCGGAACGGGCACAAGCAGAATATACCGGTAATTTTATCATTTATCGCTTGGCTGAGATTTATCTGATGAAAGCCGAAGCCTTAACACAGATGGCAATTGCGGATAATGAAAATCAGGAGTTGCTGAAAGAGGCTTATAGATTGGTGAAAGTAATCAGGGATCGTGCGAATGCTGTGGAAACAACAGATCTAGGTGCGTCGGAGGGTTCTTATGTGGGCAAAGATATGGAGAAATTCATTTTGGATGAACGTGCCCGCGAGTTGGCTTATGAGGGGAAGCGCTGGTTTGACGTGTTACGCCAGGCCAAACGTGATAACTATGGAGGTGACAACCTTAACTATCTGATGACGTTAGCCGAACATAGTGCTCCGGCGAGTAAGGTGACCAGTCTGAAAGCGAAGTATAGGAATTATCACAGCCATTATCTTCCTATTTACAGTGAGGAATTGGATGCGAACCCGCTACTGGAACAAAATGAGTTTTATGCAACGAATTAA
- a CDS encoding SusC/RagA family TonB-linked outer membrane protein: protein MRKNLYLFILLMIICSITTLATAQVTKVVIRGVVTAAIDKLPLPGAHVMLLNKDGRVVGNAIADMDGNYSMRVETRAGDNLVVSYTGMKKATIPVKGRMTINVVMQDETVMLEGATIVASKKTSNGMMDINERDLTTAMGKVSMADLEDGMTAPSVEDALQGRIAGLDIAASSGDPGAGMSLRIRGTTSMTGSSQPLIVVDGFPYDASVDDDFDFATADEEEYSQLLNISPDDIKEIAVLKDAAATALYGAKAANGVLLITTKRGTVSKPRISYTFKGTMINKPEGIQVLSGDEYTTLIQEALMNSGKVYDPTSDPEFAYDVNQPYYFYNYGQNTDWYDEITHTGFSQDHTASISGGGDKAQYRASIGYYNANSVVIGTGLNRMNARLNVDYNVSKQIKFSASMAYTRTDDRKNYISYFSTSQNVSNMAFTRMPNMSVYEYNEIGILTDNYFTPLESPQGKWNPSSSSGGVYNPVAMANDGYFQTLSNNVVSNLSLIWRPFSWARYQSDFSLNVSNNKKNAFLPQTATGRPWNEATVNRADDRDGEAFTIYTMNKIVFTPDLGKMHSFQGLLALTTSDKRSTNFRMTGGNTASTYLKDPSIPSRLTGASYLTSTTTLQQERSVGVMGSIQYSLLDRYIINGTARYDGNSRFGKDNKWGLFPSVSMRWRVSGEPFMKPWRKWLNELSLRASYGLNGSSPKTNNNYKHISLYEPYEYSYLGEASVYPSSLELSNLKWQTSTQVNFGLNFAAFKNRLNIDVEVYQKRSKDQYFQNLSLPSTSGFSKADVNSGSMENKGFELSVNTVPYRNKKWSISFNFNLARNVNSILDVPDQYPMQKGVSTSNGQYIRRFELGQPMGAIYGFRYKGVYLNDNQTIARDAAGEQIFTYDANGNRTPVRMRFAYPTIDYQFQAGDAIYEDINHDGNIDHQDIVYLGNSNPILTGGFGPNIRYKNISVSAFFNFRYGNKVINQMRMSLENMSSYNNQSKAVLRRWRHPYEDEATAPTDLLPRAVYGSKNAYNYLGSDRFVEDGSFLRFKSLTVKYTFDKKRLQKTFLKTCQLWMTMSNLYVWTKYSGMDPEIALTGAPFNIGYDRSRVPRTLTTTLGMSVTF, encoded by the coding sequence ATGAGAAAGAACTTATATCTATTCATCCTGTTGATGATAATATGTAGCATAACTACTCTGGCGACGGCACAGGTCACGAAAGTCGTGATTCGGGGTGTGGTGACTGCTGCCATTGATAAGTTACCTCTTCCGGGAGCGCACGTCATGCTTCTCAATAAAGACGGACGTGTGGTAGGGAATGCGATTGCCGATATGGATGGTAATTATAGTATGCGTGTGGAGACACGTGCAGGAGACAATCTTGTGGTTTCCTATACGGGTATGAAGAAAGCTACCATTCCCGTGAAAGGAAGGATGACGATTAATGTTGTGATGCAGGATGAAACTGTGATGTTGGAAGGAGCCACCATCGTTGCCAGTAAGAAAACCAGCAACGGAATGATGGACATCAACGAACGCGACCTCACGACGGCTATGGGAAAAGTTTCGATGGCAGATCTGGAGGATGGAATGACGGCACCCAGTGTGGAAGATGCTCTTCAGGGGCGTATCGCCGGTTTGGATATTGCAGCCAGTTCGGGCGATCCGGGTGCCGGAATGTCTCTCCGCATTCGTGGTACCACTTCTATGACAGGGTCTTCACAACCGCTTATTGTAGTAGACGGGTTTCCTTATGATGCGTCGGTAGACGATGACTTTGACTTTGCCACAGCCGACGAAGAGGAATATTCGCAGTTATTGAATATCTCACCGGACGATATCAAGGAGATAGCTGTCCTGAAAGACGCGGCTGCTACCGCTCTTTACGGAGCGAAAGCCGCCAACGGTGTATTGCTCATTACCACCAAACGGGGAACGGTAAGCAAGCCCCGTATTTCCTATACGTTCAAAGGAACGATGATAAATAAGCCGGAAGGTATTCAGGTGTTGTCCGGTGATGAATACACGACGCTGATACAGGAGGCTCTGATGAATAGCGGAAAGGTGTATGACCCTACTTCCGATCCTGAATTTGCTTATGATGTGAATCAACCATATTATTTCTACAACTATGGTCAGAATACAGACTGGTATGATGAGATTACCCATACCGGATTCAGCCAGGATCATACGGCTTCTATCAGTGGTGGTGGCGACAAGGCACAGTATCGTGCTTCTATCGGCTATTACAACGCCAATAGTGTTGTTATCGGAACCGGTTTGAACCGTATGAATGCCCGATTGAACGTGGATTATAATGTTTCCAAACAAATTAAGTTTTCTGCAAGCATGGCATATACCCGGACAGACGACCGTAAGAACTATATTTCCTATTTCTCTACCAGCCAGAATGTAAGTAACATGGCTTTCACACGTATGCCGAACATGAGTGTTTATGAGTATAATGAGATTGGTATATTAACCGATAATTATTTCACTCCATTGGAATCTCCTCAGGGAAAATGGAATCCCAGTAGTTCGTCGGGAGGCGTTTACAATCCTGTGGCGATGGCGAACGACGGTTATTTCCAAACGCTTTCCAATAATGTGGTATCTAATCTCTCGCTTATCTGGCGACCTTTCTCATGGGCGCGTTATCAATCGGATTTTAGTTTGAACGTTTCCAATAACAAGAAGAACGCTTTTCTGCCGCAGACGGCTACCGGTCGCCCGTGGAATGAAGCGACAGTGAATCGTGCCGATGATCGTGACGGAGAAGCTTTCACCATTTATACGATGAACAAAATCGTCTTTACGCCGGACTTGGGCAAGATGCATAGTTTTCAGGGTTTGCTGGCGTTGACTACTTCAGATAAACGTTCTACCAACTTCCGCATGACCGGAGGTAATACGGCCAGTACTTATCTGAAAGATCCTTCCATTCCTTCCCGTTTGACGGGAGCGTCTTATCTGACTTCCACTACGACTCTTCAACAGGAGCGTTCGGTGGGTGTTATGGGAAGTATCCAATATAGTTTGCTCGATCGCTATATCATTAACGGAACTGCTCGCTACGACGGGAATTCCCGTTTCGGTAAGGACAATAAATGGGGGTTGTTTCCCAGTGTCTCCATGCGTTGGAGGGTTTCCGGTGAGCCGTTTATGAAACCTTGGCGGAAATGGCTGAATGAGTTGAGCCTTCGTGCAAGTTATGGTCTTAACGGCTCTTCTCCAAAAACGAACAACAATTATAAACATATCAGCCTGTATGAGCCATACGAATATTCTTATCTGGGTGAGGCGAGTGTATATCCTTCCAGCTTGGAGTTAAGCAACCTGAAATGGCAGACGAGTACCCAAGTCAACTTCGGACTGAACTTTGCTGCTTTCAAGAACCGTCTGAATATAGACGTGGAAGTTTATCAGAAACGCTCGAAAGACCAGTATTTCCAAAACCTGTCTCTTCCTTCCACGAGTGGATTCTCTAAAGCGGATGTCAACTCCGGCTCGATGGAGAACAAGGGTTTTGAGCTTTCGGTAAATACCGTTCCGTATCGTAATAAGAAGTGGAGCATTTCTTTCAACTTCAATCTGGCGCGCAACGTCAACTCAATTCTGGATGTGCCCGATCAGTATCCGATGCAAAAAGGAGTCTCTACTTCCAATGGGCAATATATCCGCCGTTTCGAGTTGGGACAGCCGATGGGGGCTATCTACGGCTTCCGTTATAAAGGAGTTTACCTGAACGACAACCAGACCATCGCCCGTGATGCGGCCGGTGAGCAGATATTTACTTATGATGCGAACGGCAACCGTACTCCTGTCAGAATGCGTTTTGCTTATCCTACCATTGATTATCAGTTTCAGGCAGGAGACGCTATTTACGAGGATATCAATCACGACGGAAATATCGATCATCAGGATATTGTTTACTTAGGTAATTCCAATCCGATACTGACAGGAGGTTTCGGACCGAATATCCGTTATAAGAATATCAGTGTGAGCGCCTTTTTCAATTTCCGCTATGGAAACAAGGTTATTAACCAGATGCGGATGAGTCTGGAAAATATGTCATCCTACAATAACCAGAGTAAGGCAGTATTGCGCCGTTGGCGACATCCGTATGAGGATGAAGCGACCGCGCCGACTGATTTGCTGCCGAGAGCTGTCTATGGTTCGAAGAATGCTTACAACTATCTCGGTTCCGACCGTTTTGTGGAGGACGGCTCTTTCCTGCGTTTTAAATCACTGACTGTGAAATATACATTCGATAAGAAACGTTTGCAGAAAACATTCCTCAAAACCTGTCAGCTATGGATGACGATGAGCAATCTGTACGTTTGGACCAAATACTCTGGCATGGACCCGGAAATAGCCCTGACTGGTGCTCCGTTTAATATCGGTTATGACCGTTCGCGTGTTCCGCGTACGCTCACAACTACGTTGGGTATGAGTGTCACTTTTTAA
- a CDS encoding fasciclin domain-containing protein — protein MIHTLLSLCKQSFGWLGTCWLVLLLVLTGCTDREEQYERPSWLEPPIYDVLTERGNFSLYLHAVDKTLYSSILKGAANYTVFAPNDEAFRHYLSEHNYSSIDEVPVEVLTKIVAYSMVFNRFESARLGDVLSSSVWEEGSSVKKRTSYYKTLYRETIDGKEQWVVDSPADVTTVLTPYKYLPILTSTYFSQGKLLPVDYETFFQGTAYSGLHAAAGSVINKDIYAENGIIHEVSAVNEPLDNLDEMLKANGREEFRNVLETKVGDSYLFMSYLLGENTTEVYKKLYPDRNISAVYCKTYLNLPYLLNNEDYKGTETATTEQQGYTLLVPSNEAVTQFEETVLARARVEKLSDLSLTTLGYFLKAHMVDRIIWPSQFANEQNTNGEFLNGEGIDGPRLEDCITGSHFASNGVLYDTKEVVKSKYFNTVYSEILLNEDCRTLADVAFGKFFTGDWLIELTKSVLNGNKEVDYLLVLPSDRLLQMDGYSYDEINGKFVNEDAKNAGLSSVDDRLKRLLRMCIFQRTKGATELEDFNGFSALGYDGYGYAVNAYGDVVRFKNNKLQGLGNILDGEEVEVEEMTDFAYNNGRVFRIKDEDIAAGKMLQYSPRKTGSGVAAWTDPTLYSRIASYTEQNSDCRLFKQYMDRVYGGSAPSFIKSGTFYTVLIPTDAAIQAAVTAGKIPALPAGSAEFSTEEKPLVERFLQLCFLSGTVVVDDGLPYMEPGKNKSLSLTTAYKLTAADVDLWSANTLVDVYKDESNSLKFRFQDIKSNNWVKVEGTDPVSPVRGEGKSNYMGPLSVIHAVDGIIWFKTNPQE, from the coding sequence ATGATACACACATTGTTGAGTTTATGTAAGCAAAGTTTTGGTTGGCTGGGGACTTGTTGGCTGGTCTTGTTGCTGGTGCTGACAGGTTGTACTGATAGGGAAGAACAGTATGAACGTCCTTCCTGGCTGGAACCTCCTATTTACGATGTGCTGACGGAGAGGGGGAATTTCTCCCTGTATCTGCATGCAGTGGATAAAACCTTGTATAGCTCTATCCTCAAAGGAGCGGCTAATTATACGGTATTTGCTCCGAATGATGAGGCTTTCCGCCATTATCTTTCCGAACACAATTATTCTTCTATCGATGAAGTTCCCGTCGAGGTACTGACTAAAATTGTGGCCTATTCAATGGTCTTCAACCGTTTCGAGTCTGCCCGTTTGGGAGATGTACTTTCGAGTTCCGTATGGGAAGAAGGAAGTTCCGTAAAGAAACGTACCTCTTATTATAAGACTCTCTACAGGGAGACGATTGACGGAAAGGAGCAATGGGTTGTGGACAGCCCGGCAGATGTTACCACCGTGCTGACTCCGTATAAATATCTGCCTATCCTTACTTCAACATATTTCTCGCAGGGCAAACTGTTGCCAGTCGATTATGAAACATTCTTTCAGGGAACGGCCTATTCCGGTTTGCATGCGGCAGCCGGCAGTGTCATTAATAAAGATATCTATGCCGAAAACGGGATTATACATGAGGTATCGGCCGTCAACGAACCTTTGGATAATCTTGATGAAATGTTGAAGGCAAACGGACGTGAAGAGTTCCGGAATGTTTTGGAGACAAAAGTCGGGGATTCCTATTTGTTTATGTCTTATTTGCTTGGAGAGAATACGACGGAAGTCTATAAAAAGCTCTATCCGGACCGTAACATCTCGGCTGTTTATTGCAAGACATACCTTAATCTCCCCTACCTTCTTAATAACGAAGATTATAAAGGTACAGAGACCGCTACTACCGAACAGCAGGGGTATACATTGCTAGTTCCCTCCAATGAGGCAGTTACTCAGTTTGAAGAAACCGTACTTGCCCGCGCCCGTGTTGAAAAACTATCCGATCTTTCATTGACTACATTAGGTTATTTTCTGAAAGCTCATATGGTAGACCGTATTATCTGGCCTTCTCAGTTCGCGAATGAACAGAATACCAATGGCGAATTTTTGAATGGGGAAGGGATAGACGGTCCCCGGCTTGAGGACTGTATCACAGGAAGTCACTTCGCTAGCAATGGAGTGCTGTATGATACGAAGGAAGTTGTTAAGAGTAAATATTTTAATACTGTCTATTCGGAAATTCTGTTGAATGAGGATTGCCGTACGTTGGCGGATGTGGCATTTGGCAAGTTCTTCACCGGTGACTGGCTGATAGAGCTGACTAAAAGTGTCTTGAACGGAAATAAAGAGGTAGATTATCTGTTGGTGTTACCTTCCGACAGGTTGCTGCAAATGGACGGATATTCGTATGATGAGATAAACGGTAAGTTTGTGAATGAGGATGCAAAGAACGCCGGACTTTCTTCAGTGGACGATCGTTTGAAGAGACTACTCCGTATGTGTATTTTTCAGCGCACCAAAGGAGCGACGGAGTTGGAGGACTTTAATGGCTTCTCGGCTTTGGGATACGATGGTTACGGCTATGCGGTAAATGCTTATGGGGATGTCGTTCGTTTCAAGAACAATAAACTGCAAGGACTGGGAAATATTCTGGATGGCGAAGAGGTGGAAGTGGAAGAAATGACGGATTTCGCTTACAACAACGGGCGGGTATTCAGAATCAAGGACGAGGATATTGCAGCGGGAAAAATGTTGCAATACAGTCCTCGCAAGACCGGTAGCGGGGTGGCTGCCTGGACAGATCCGACTCTGTACAGCCGTATTGCTTCATATACCGAGCAGAACAGCGATTGTCGGTTGTTCAAACAATATATGGATAGAGTGTATGGCGGAAGTGCCCCTTCTTTTATTAAGTCCGGAACTTTCTATACCGTCCTGATTCCTACCGATGCTGCTATACAAGCCGCTGTAACCGCCGGAAAGATTCCTGCATTACCTGCCGGTAGTGCGGAGTTCTCTACAGAGGAAAAACCTTTGGTGGAACGCTTCCTGCAACTGTGTTTCCTTAGCGGAACAGTCGTTGTGGATGATGGATTGCCTTATATGGAACCGGGAAAAAATAAGAGCCTTTCGTTGACAACGGCTTATAAGCTGACCGCTGCCGATGTGGATTTATGGTCTGCCAATACATTGGTAGATGTCTATAAGGATGAAAGCAACTCTTTGAAGTTCCGTTTTCAGGATATTAAAAGTAACAATTGGGTGAAAGTGGAAGGGACAGATCCGGTATCACCGGTCCGTGGCGAAGGAAAGAGCAATTATATGGGACCTTTGTCCGTCATTCATGCAGTGGACGGAATTATCTGGTTTAAAACAAATCCTCAGGAATAA
- a CDS encoding glycoside hydrolase family 28 protein, which yields MRINSILTSLLTTVFLTACNSGRQAENAYDWGKLPKQADLNWADSVGSRKQPEGTIVSANSFGAIADSTKLSTEAIQKAIDSCAASGGGTVTLAPGHYLVGALFIKSGVNLLLDKGVTLLASTDINNYPEFRSRIAGIEMVWPSAVINVVKQKNVAVSGKGVIDCRGKKFWEQYWKMRKEYESKGLRWAVDYDCKRVRGILVERSTDVTLKDFTLMRTGFWACQILYSDYCSINGLKINNNIDGRGPSTDGVDIDSSSNILIENCMIDCNDDNICLKSGRGTDGLRVNRPTENVVIRHCTTHKGTGLITCGSETSGSIRNILGHDLTAQGTWSVLRLKSAMSRGGTIENIYITRVKADSVRNVLAADLNWNPQYSYSTLPEEYSHQEIPEHWKTLLTPVVPEEKGYPKFRNVYLSHIKATNVREFISASGWNDTLRLENFFLYAIEAQAQKAGQIRYSRNFNLAEVTLDTKDNTPIISEHNDKCNMQLKSSSTGNL from the coding sequence ATGAGAATTAACAGCATTCTTACTTCTCTTCTAACCACCGTATTCCTGACCGCCTGCAACTCCGGCAGACAGGCGGAAAACGCCTATGACTGGGGAAAACTCCCTAAGCAGGCGGACTTGAACTGGGCGGACAGTGTAGGCAGCAGAAAGCAACCGGAAGGAACAATCGTATCTGCCAACTCTTTCGGTGCGATAGCCGACAGCACCAAACTTAGTACGGAAGCTATCCAAAAAGCGATTGACAGTTGCGCTGCTTCAGGAGGCGGAACGGTAACACTGGCTCCCGGACACTATCTGGTAGGCGCTTTGTTCATCAAAAGCGGTGTCAATCTGCTACTGGACAAGGGAGTTACTCTACTTGCCTCTACCGACATTAATAATTATCCTGAGTTTCGTTCCCGCATTGCCGGCATTGAAATGGTATGGCCATCCGCCGTCATCAATGTTGTCAAACAGAAGAATGTGGCTGTCAGTGGAAAAGGAGTTATCGATTGTCGGGGAAAGAAGTTTTGGGAACAATATTGGAAAATGCGTAAAGAATACGAATCGAAAGGCTTGCGATGGGCTGTGGACTACGACTGTAAACGCGTACGAGGTATTTTGGTAGAACGTAGTACGGACGTAACTTTAAAAGACTTTACCTTAATGCGTACAGGTTTCTGGGCTTGCCAGATTCTTTATTCCGACTATTGCAGTATCAACGGACTCAAGATTAACAATAATATTGACGGACGAGGGCCGAGTACGGACGGGGTAGATATCGATTCCTCCTCGAATATACTGATAGAGAACTGTATGATAGATTGCAACGATGACAATATCTGCCTGAAATCGGGCAGAGGCACAGACGGGCTGCGTGTCAACCGCCCAACGGAGAATGTAGTGATACGTCATTGCACCACCCATAAAGGGACAGGGCTTATCACTTGCGGAAGCGAAACTTCCGGCAGCATACGTAATATTCTGGGGCATGACCTCACTGCTCAGGGAACCTGGAGTGTTTTGAGATTGAAAAGTGCCATGAGTCGGGGAGGAACCATAGAGAATATCTACATCACCCGTGTGAAAGCCGACAGCGTGCGGAATGTATTAGCCGCCGATTTGAACTGGAATCCGCAATATAGTTACAGCACACTGCCCGAAGAATATTCCCATCAGGAAATTCCCGAGCACTGGAAGACACTGCTTACTCCGGTAGTTCCGGAGGAAAAAGGCTATCCTAAGTTCCGCAATGTATATCTTTCACATATCAAAGCGACCAATGTAAGGGAATTTATCTCCGCTTCCGGATGGAACGATACATTACGCTTGGAGAACTTCTTCCTGTATGCCATTGAAGCACAAGCACAGAAAGCGGGACAAATCCGGTACAGCAGAAACTTTAATCTGGCAGAGGTCACACTGGATACTAAGGACAATACCCCTATTATCTCAGAGCACAATGACAAATGTAATATGCAGCTTAAAAGCTCTTCCACCGGGAATTTATAG
- a CDS encoding rhamnogalacturonan lyase, whose amino-acid sequence MKRCIYWLICALSSIITMNAQPNYNYSKLQKEKLGRGVVAIRENPSTVVVSWRYLSSDPMETAFNIYRDGKKLTSQPIVTGTLFRDENSSQKAAVYEVRPVVKGKETHLLDGKYTLPANAPLGYLQIPLKKPAEGITPAGDTYTYSPNDASIGDVDGDGEYEIILKWEPSNAKDNSHDGYTGEVYIDCYRMDGKQLWRVNLGRNIRAGAHYTQFMVYDLDGDGKAEVVARTSDGTVDGKGKVIGNAKADYREPGVFDKKKNKLTRQGRILEGNEYLTVFSGLTGEALYTTDYIPARGNTKDWGDTRANRSDRFLACIAYLDGIRPSVVMCRGYYTRIVLAAFDWDGKKLKKHWVFDTNTPGNEDYLKQGNHNLRVGDVDGDGCDEIIYGSCTIDHNGKGLYSTKLGHGDALHLTQIDPTRKGLQVWACHENKRDGSTYRDAATGEILLQLKSSRDIGRCMAADIDPTSPGVELWSSGTGGIINCKGELIAPKTKGFPINMAVWWDGDLLREVLDKTYISKYDWEQKRFIPFIEFEGVASNNSTKATPCLQGDIIGDWREEVLFRSEDNNSLRLYVSTIPTDYRFHTFLEDPIYRISIATQNVGYNQPTQPGFYFGTDLKGTFRGYKFK is encoded by the coding sequence ATGAAACGATGTATTTATTGGTTGATATGCGCATTGTCATCTATCATAACGATGAACGCCCAGCCCAATTATAATTATTCAAAATTGCAAAAAGAAAAGCTCGGACGAGGTGTGGTTGCCATCCGTGAGAATCCTTCAACCGTAGTAGTCTCATGGAGGTATCTCTCTTCCGACCCGATGGAAACGGCTTTTAATATATATCGGGATGGGAAAAAACTGACCTCCCAACCGATAGTGACGGGTACGCTATTTCGTGACGAAAACAGTAGTCAGAAAGCTGCGGTCTACGAGGTACGTCCCGTAGTAAAAGGAAAAGAAACGCATCTACTCGACGGGAAATACACGCTTCCCGCCAATGCCCCCTTAGGCTATCTGCAGATCCCCTTAAAGAAACCGGCAGAGGGGATCACTCCGGCAGGCGATACATATACATACAGCCCGAATGACGCTTCCATCGGTGATGTAGACGGTGACGGCGAATATGAAATCATCCTAAAATGGGAACCTAGTAATGCAAAAGACAACTCTCACGACGGATATACGGGTGAAGTATATATCGATTGTTACCGGATGGACGGCAAACAGTTGTGGCGCGTTAACTTAGGGAGAAATATACGCGCCGGAGCACACTACACTCAGTTCATGGTGTACGACCTGGATGGTGACGGGAAAGCGGAAGTGGTGGCACGTACTTCGGATGGTACTGTAGACGGGAAAGGGAAAGTGATAGGCAACGCCAAAGCCGACTATCGCGAACCCGGTGTGTTCGACAAAAAGAAGAACAAACTCACCCGTCAGGGACGTATTCTGGAAGGTAACGAATATCTGACTGTATTCTCCGGACTTACCGGCGAGGCTCTTTATACCACCGATTACATCCCTGCTCGCGGCAATACCAAAGACTGGGGCGATACACGCGCCAACCGCAGCGATCGTTTCCTTGCCTGCATAGCCTATCTGGATGGCATCCGTCCTAGCGTAGTGATGTGTCGCGGTTACTACACCCGTATCGTGCTGGCTGCCTTCGACTGGGATGGAAAGAAACTGAAAAAACACTGGGTATTCGACACAAATACTCCCGGAAACGAGGATTATCTCAAACAAGGCAACCACAATCTCCGCGTAGGAGACGTAGACGGTGACGGATGCGATGAGATTATTTATGGTTCGTGTACAATCGACCATAACGGCAAAGGGCTCTACTCCACCAAGCTCGGACATGGAGACGCTCTCCATCTGACACAAATCGATCCAACCCGCAAAGGTTTGCAAGTATGGGCCTGCCACGAAAACAAACGTGACGGAAGTACTTACCGTGACGCCGCTACGGGAGAAATCCTGCTGCAACTTAAAAGTTCCAGAGATATAGGTCGTTGTATGGCAGCCGACATCGATCCGACATCTCCTGGAGTAGAGTTATGGTCATCGGGAACGGGCGGCATTATCAACTGCAAGGGTGAACTGATTGCTCCGAAAACAAAAGGCTTCCCTATTAATATGGCTGTCTGGTGGGATGGAGACCTATTGCGGGAAGTACTGGATAAAACGTATATCAGCAAATATGACTGGGAACAGAAACGTTTCATCCCGTTCATCGAATTTGAAGGAGTAGCCTCCAATAACAGTACCAAAGCTACCCCCTGCCTGCAAGGAGATATCATCGGCGACTGGAGAGAGGAGGTCCTTTTCCGCTCAGAAGACAACAATTCCCTACGCCTGTATGTATCGACAATCCCAACTGACTACCGTTTCCATACTTTTCTGGAAGATCCGATATACAGAATCAGCATTGCCACCCAAAACGTAGGATATAACCAACCAACACAACCCGGTTTCTATTTCGGAACGGACTTAAAAGGAACTTTCAGAGGATATAAGTTCAAATAA